The Ictalurus furcatus strain D&B chromosome 12, Billie_1.0, whole genome shotgun sequence nucleotide sequence CTACCAGCCTTTGAGGGGTAGGTCAGACATTCAGTTTAATCCTCAGTGCAGCAGTTTAGCACATTTGCCCTCAGCCtgatattgtgttgttttttttttttcttcttccccagAGGATCAAATCCTCCTGTCTGACTGTGCATCATCTTTGGCAGTTCAGGTAAATGGAACCTGGATGGAAGCACAAAGGCACTGGGATCACATGATACATTTATGGAGTTTCCCTGCTGCATTTGATTAAATACCTgattatacaatgaaaaatTTATCTGTCTTTTAGGCGTACCTCAGGATGTTGGGTCTGCCGGTGCGAGTACGTTGCCGTGCTAATGCTGAGTACATGTCACCTTCAGGTAACACTCACGATCTCATTTTATTCAGGCTGGAGTCAGTTTAAATATAACCTACTCAATTAGGCATAATGTTCACTTTACAGGCTAAAATCCAGAATCCaattttaatattgtgtttttgctgttgttcaGGACTTGTGTGAATCAGACACATGATGTTATATATTTGGAAAGTGTGCTGGTTGTTTTAGAGCAGAAGTTTGTTCACATTATTAACAAATACAGAAAATCAATATTAAAGCTTGTAACATGAACGTTACCTAATGCACAGACTGTAGTGTTTGCACATAAAGAGCAAACCGAGGACTGATTTGATCtgcctgattaaaaaaaaaaactttttaggGAAAGTTCCTTTCATCCATGTTGGTAATCAGGTTGTTTCAGAGCTGGGGCCGATCGTGCAGTTCACAAGAGCCAAGGTATGACCATgtgagaattattattattatcattattattaattttatgacTAAATTCCAAATTGTTCAAATACCAAACTTTTGCAATTTTGAAAGTCGACATTATATTTTTGCGTCATTTTAAGAGTGTTCTCTTTTGCTCCCCGCCCCTTCATTAACGCAGGGCCACTCTCTGAGTGACAGCCTGGATGATGTGCAGAGAGCAGAGATGAAGGCTTACATGGAACTGGTCAACAACATGCTGCTCACAGCGGAGGTGcaggagagaacacacacacacacacacacacacacacactccccaatATTAACCATGGTTCAGTCTATGATatctcctgtgtgtctgtgtttcacTGAACTTCATgttgtctgttttatttctcctctagtTGTATATTCAGTGGTGTGATCAAAATACAGCTGCAGAGGTAAAGTTATGAACACGTGCATatataaatgttacattttaatcATGCAGATACTGAGTAGATTATCATATATAGAATATTGAtagaaattacatttacatttattcatttagcagatgcttttatccaaagcgacttacaaatgagaaaatacaagcaaaatgcTGAAGAAATGAAAGACATTATGGTGGTgttatacatatacagtggcttccactaatatttgcacccttggtaaatatgagcaaagaatgctgtgaaaaattctttaattttttaaccttttgatcttttgttaaaaaaaattcacaaaaatactctgttctcatggatatcaaacgatTGCGCAAACAACACtggtttatacaaaaaaaaaatgctttgttaattataggtgtgcaacaattattggcacccctatgaattcatatggaaaaatatatatttgaagtatattcccactgatattttacatttcttagtacacctgggtgactaggaacaggaaaacatgacttcctgtttcacagggatataaatatgaggccaGATtaccttagtcattcataacaatgggtaagaccaaggaatatagctgtgatgtgtggcaaaaggttgttgagcttcacaaaatgggaagtggctataagaatatagcacaagcattgaaaatgcccatttcccccatcaggacaataattaagaagttccagtcaactggaaatgttatgaatcaacctggaattggacgtgtgtatatattgtcttaacgcactgtgaagaggatggttcgagtggccaaaaaatctccaaggatcgcagctggagaattgcagaagttagttgtgtcttggggtcagaaagtttccaaaactacaatccgaagtcacctacatcaccacaagttgtttgtaagggtttcaagaaaaaagcctctactctcatccaaaaacaaactcaaacatcttcagtttgccagacactactggaacttcaaataggatcgggttctacggtcagatgaaaccaaaatagagctttttggcaataaacaccagaggtgattttggcacacagagaggtagccatatggaaaagtacctcatgcccacggttaaatatggtggtggctctttaatgttttggggctgtttttctgccagaggacctggacattttgttaggatacatggcatcatagaccctatcaaatattaacagatattaaaagaaaacctgactacctctgccagaaagcttaaaatgggccatgatTAGATCTTCCAgctggacaatgatccaaaacatacatcaaaatcaaaacaaaattggtttactgatcacaaaatcaaggtcctgccatggccatcccagtcccctgacctcgaaatttgaaggatctggagagattctgtatggaggaatggtctcagatcccttgccatgtattctccaacctcatcaggcattagaggtggaagactcagagctgttatcttggcaaagggaggtagcacaaagtattgactaaagggtgccagtaattgttgcaagcctatatttaacaaagatatatttattggataaacctttgttgtgtttgcaaaaCGTTAAACAATAacgacaatttttcacagccttcattactcatatttaccaaggatgccagtattagtggagggcactgtacatgttATATGATGGTGGTCCTGAGTGTTCCTGGGTGTTCCACCTCCTTGTAGTGTTTCTGAGGTGTTAACATCTGCGGTTTAGTCATAgggtttaacattttttttacttgtagCTTCGGCGACCTGAAAACaacactcctttttttttttttttggttttcagcTAAATCAGTCCAAATTCTCATGACAGAAAAACTGACTcgctgaaagaaaaaaggatgtGGAAGATCATTTGCGTTTGATAGCAGTAACTTTTGTTTGGCGTCAATGTTATTTGGCGAGACTATGGTCTCTTTGGtctgtgaaaagaaaaaaaatggaagcgCCACTAATTATTAAAGGTGAAATAGtctatttcttttattctttgctTGTACAAATGACCTGAAAGATATAAAGGTAGAACATGATGCAATACAACAATGGATTAAACCGTGGCTTTAAGAAATGTTTACTATGGTGCTGAGAAAACCCGTTTTGGAAAACTAAAGTGTGCGGAAGGCCGGAAAGCTCATTTGTGTTTGGATGCACCACCATAGACACTATGGATCGTCTAAGATCCTGGGGGGCAGAGTTTCCTGCACGTGGGTGGGAATATGGACATGGGAGTGAGCTCAAGGACACgaaatcattcaaatgttgaacccacctaaaaaaaaatctttatttaatgcacctttaagtagctttcttttctgttttccgACATACGCTAGGATTTCTGTAGTTTTCTGgggtttgtctctctctctcttcctgctaGGATTACTTTCCTGCTAATTCAGCCCACCTGATCCCTGATTTTAGGAGAACATGAATATTGGAATTAAACTCATCAGTTTGGTAGATCACCAGGACTGAACTTGCACACATCTGATTTAGTTATAAAATCAGTTTTGTGTTCGTTTAGATTACGAGGCCGCGCTACAGCAGTCCATACTCTTGGCCTCTGAATCACATTCTGGCCTATCAGAAGCAGTGGGAGGTCCGGAGGAAGATGAATGCTATCGGCTGGGCAGGAAAGAGTCTCGAACAGGTCGGTATGAAATCAGTGTAGCTTGGAATTCCTGTAGTGTTCCTGTACTGAATttgtctccgtgtgtgtgtgtgtgttctctcaggTATACGAGGATGTTAGTCAGTGTTGTCAGGCTCTCTCACAGCGACTCGGAACCCAGCCTTTCTTCTTCAATAAACAGTAcgcactgtatacacacactgtatacacacactgtatacacacactgtatacacacactgacacaaaagTGTGATGGTTTACCTACAAAAAAATAGCAATTCAAGCTAAAGACAAATAAGACTTGAAATATTCTAGCAGGTTCCATACATGACCTTGTTTATGTTTAAAGCGCTCACCATAGAGATGGTCAAGAATGGGACTTCTTGTCTGCTTTCAGTCAGGTGTAAAGTTTACAGCTGGTTGTAGTGGAAATCCAGTTTATGACCAAGTCTTAAAGCTACACCCAAAAGGTTACAATCAATTCAACTGACGATCAGGCTTCAGCTCTGTTTACGGCAACCGCTCGGTGAACACTAACAGTTCTCATAaccattagtagtagtagtaatagtaataataatacattatttatgCCACCTTTCAGGGTACCCAAGGACACTGTCCCGATACACAGATACATCACAGCACATAATAGCAAAGAAAAAGCAGCGTGAATGtaaattctaaaaataaatttcaTGCAGAAATTATTCAAAACGGACACAGattctttagatttttttttttagtgctcaAAATCGCATGTCATATGAATGTTGactccccccacccccgccGCCAAATATCActtatattaaaaagtaaagagAGTGCCACGTGTAGCAATACCATGAGTCAAGtctaaaatatataatgttgaCCAaaattataggaaaaaaaatcatttctgaACAGAACAGCAATATTCTTGACATAATGTACGCCGTGTAGGACTGTTTTAAGATGCAACAGATTCTGGAGATAAAAGTTTTCAATAAAAGGTGTTCATTTGACAATTTTGGGGGagattttctgcaaaaaaattgTGAAGCTGTGATttatatctaataataatattaataacaaacaCGTTGTTTGAAACTCTTGAAGGCCGACTGAACTGGATGCGCTGGTGTTTGGCCACCTCTTCACAATCCTGACCACGCGCCTCACCACCGACGAGCTCAGCGAGAAGATCAAGTCCTTCAGCAACCTGCTGTCCTTCTGCCGAAGAATCGAACAGGCTTATTTTGAATCGCAGGACAGAGACAGCCAATCAGGGGCCTTGGATTACTCAAAAGGTCCCTCCCTTATGTGAGGCCCTGCCCCCTTGCCTTCCTTTTAACCACTGATCTTAAGTCATGTGAGAAAGTGATATGACTGCTCCTGAGGCATTGTACCATGATGAATCTATTGCATAGATGAGTCTATTGCACGCACAGATTAGTGTTAAGAGAGGAGGTCAGATCAATTGGACACACCCGACGTTcctctgtatttaaaaatagtCCGACATTCTTTCCATCGATCTGTTCTGCCTGATCACTATGTAAGCAGGTCTGAATATACAATAGTATAGATCGAGATTGAAATATCTATTAGGTGCGATGTTCTTTTGACATACAAATACTATACTCCTCAGGGGTTTGTCTCTGATCTTGTGTGTATCTAAACAGTACGTTTGAAAGAGCACTGTAATTCCGAAATTATACATTCTTTGAAGAGATGTACATACCTCGAATTAAAGCTGACATCCTGCACATGAATGTCCTtgtctttatttcatttcaaatccaaagCACCGGAGTCCAGAACTGAAAGAGTCCACTTAATTACATAActcaattccattttatttgtgtagtgcttttaacaatggacattgtttcaaagcagctttacagaaacataaaatctgtatcctgtgtttataaccTCCCTAAGATGAACTGGGGAAGAAaccctgagaggaaccagactcgcttggggcatttggcagacacccttctCCAGAGTATTTTACATTTATCcatgagcaattgagggttaagggcccaacagtgatagattggcagtgctggggcttgaactcctgaccttcagAACAGTAACCTAGatcctttaaccactgagccaccacagaCTCCGAAAGGAGTCCATgttcatctgggtaacaacggatagtgtgaaagtaaaggaacgTTTACTTTCCACTAAAggagtccactgttcactaaaggagactcgACTGCTAAATTGTATGTGGAAATTTcatcctaaggccatagcagcaactgtagtaccagcaaccacagcgagaataatgttctgtttatttatttattgttacttCAGTAACAATACTGGTGTATTGTTACCGAAAAAGTGCCTGGCAAGTCTGACTTTATGATCTGAATTAAATGACACTGTACATTGATAGTTCTTGAAAATAGTGATGGTAGTTGTATTGAACATCCAGTAGATGACAGTGTTACTTTGGAGTGTTTGGTAGAAGTATGAACACGTGGTAGAAATGTGGCGGAGAAGCAAATTTGCCTGCTTTGTAAAAAACTTTTACAACATTGACTAcctgaataaaatgtaaatctgTTTAGTCCTCAAGatgggttttattttgtactcctatatccctttttaaatagttaaTTACAGTTTGTTttgatgtaaataaaatagCACTGCTGTAGTGATGTCGTTTACAAATGAGTCGGATCTTTTAGCTGAACTTTGAGAGTTGACTCGCATATGAACCAATGCActgctgtttgtttaaaatgtgtatataatcaGTGTATTAGATGGTGCGGATAATGCAAAGTTATCAGGATCAGTAGAAATgattctctatctatctatctatctattaattACTGCATTTTTTGGAAAGGATCTTCATATCTTCATTATGAAAATCAGAGTCTTTTTCcccagatttttttctttttgttaagaCAAAGGCATGactatttaattttaattaggAAGTAACAGCTTTCagctaataaaaaaatcactggTGGAAATATTGCAAaaacaagcaacaacaacaaaaaacaacaaccctgtgAGCTGTTTAGGAGCCAAAACAGTCAACTCttatacaatggatataaaaaaatctcCTGTTAGGATGTCAGGTTTTTGCCAAaagtgtgccgttaatcgatctctgttctataacatttaaaatgggaacatgaaaggaatattgtaaaagcgactcatgtaaacaccttaatcacaataaggtcaataattagattattgcagtccatgtaaatgtagtgtgtTCCTCTCTTTAAAGTCGTTATGCTTAAGGTATGGCGAATTTAATGTGTGCACATCCTGAGTGGCTGCCTCAGTGATCTTGACCTAGAAGGTGGGATTTTGTACAGGTTTGGTGGAATCTTGAAGCTGAACCATGTCCAGATTGAGGAGCCTAAAGTTCCTGTTTGGATCCCAGGAGGAGGGATACCATTTCCATCACTGGAACATGCATATTTTCAATTATCAGACACACAGCACAGCTTTCCTCTGTTGGATATAGAAACCACATGCATTCTGCAGTCTTTCGCTGCTCTCTGCACCATCAGGTGTCTCGGCTAAGCCTACAGCAGACACAGGTAAATGTTTCACATACACAAAAAGTAATGAACAGAACactgtcatctttttttttgcattcaggGTCTAATCAGTTATGTTACTCTCTGTAATATGTTTGCTATAGAAACCACATCTACGCCACCTCTGCCCCTGCTGTCCTCACTGAGGAGTGACCGTACTGGACCTGAGAAGACTGGTGAACGGGTGTATGTATTGGACCATGAACGCTGGACATCAGCAATGAAGAATGCCATCGACAGTCTGCTAAATAAGCACCACAGTAAGAAGTACATTCTCAAGGTTGTGGACCATGAATACACTGCCATGGTTCCCAACTCCTGCAAAGACCCAGACAGCATGCTCCACCCAACATTGCACAGTACATAAAGCATTTAGCCAAGCAATTGAAGAGCAACTGTAGATTTAGGATCTTAATTAATCGTAAcaccatatttattttttacatgtagGGCATGCGGTATTATTGTGTGTTCACAGGTAGAAGGTGGGAAAAAGACTTGCGTCTCCCCgtcggggaatcgaaccccggtctTCCGCGTGACAGGCGGAGATACTGTCCACTATACTAACGAGGAGTGAGTGTCAAATCTTCAATGTGAACTTATGAATTGCAAGTTTCCATGTTCGATGCATTTTAAtatcaaaatgtcattttgataTTATGTCTCTACTTTCAGGGCTCAGCTCACCAGTAAGAGCTGGCTCAAAATAAAACCCCTCTTGAGGACAAAACAGATTTTATTTCTATGCAGGTAGTCAGTTCTGTAAAAGTGTcagtactttgttttttttacaaagcagACAAATTTGCTACTTCGCCATGTTTCTACCATGTGCGCTTACTTCTATCAGACACTCCAAAGCAACGCTGCCATCTACTGGATGAGCTCTGATTGGAGACCATAATTCAAGTCTGTGAACGAGCGCACAGGTTCTACTCATCGTTCAGATGTACATTTTCAGAGCTGCTCATCTTCTGCCCAGTCTGAGCTCATGCCCTCATCCTCCACACGTCCACCCAAGTTGTTTCAGTTTCCTGCATTCCCTCCTGCTGATCCTGCCGTTAAAGCAGGCACGATTCCAATCAGAGTGTCTGAATCTCAGACAGAGCCAGGCAGATAATTACCATACAGTCTGGTCCataaagtatttggacagtgacacaattttcagaacattgcctctgtacaccaacACAGtgaatttgaaatgaagcagtcaatatgtgattgaagtgtagactttcagctttaattcaagtggTTTAACATAAGGGTTTAACTAAAAGTGTCCATTTAGGAatggagtccctccattttcaaaagctcaaaagtaattggacaaattaacataattataaatattaggtttatttttaatacttgaatgcaattttttttctgtcaatgGCTGCCTGAAATCTGGAGTCCATGGGCATCACCAAataccaaaaaaacacaaaaaaacagtttcctccttgagatgctttgccggATCTTTACTGCAGCCGCCTTCAATTCCTCCTTGTTTGTTGGTCTctttgccttcagttttgtcttcagtaagtgaaaagcagatcagttgggttgaggttattggacatttaagaacatttcatttctttgccttaagaaactcttgggttgctttcgtggtatgttttaggtcattatccatctgtactttGAAGCACCGTCCTGTCAGTTTtacagcatttgactgaatctgagcagaaagtaagTATGGTGTGCACTTCATCACCATTGAACAATGCCATCGACAGTCTGGTAAATAAGCACCATGGTAAGAAGTACCTTCTCAAGGTTGTGGACCATGAATTCGTTGCCATGGTTCCCAGCTCCTGCAAAGACCTACACAGCATGCTCCACCCAAAACTGTGCAGTATGTAAAGCATTTAGCCAAGGACGTGAAGAGCAGCTGTAGAATTGGGatcttaaataaatgtaacaccACACTCATTTTTCATATAAAGTTTTGTTGTGTGTTCACAGACAGAGGGTGGAAAATAATGCATTTCTCCCCgtcggggaatcgaaccccggtctTCCGCGTGACAGGCGGAGATACTGTCCACTATACTAACGAGGAGTAAGTACTAAGGCATACTTATGAATTACAAGCTTTCGTAAGTATAGTATTCATTGTTCATTGAGTATATGTATTTTCACAcgtcttttgtttgtctttaagtGCCATTTCCTCCACCTCATCTTTTTCTCAAGGTTCTCCCATTACCCAGGATCCTCTACTTTCAGGGAGTCACATCATTTGACTCAGCTCACCAGTAAAAGTTGACTCAAAAACCCCTCTTCAGGGCAAAACAAATTCCAGGTAGTCAGTTTTTTTGTATCAGTGCTTCGTTTTTTTACAAAGCAACCAAATTTGCTACTTCGCTCTGCTCTCTCGTTAGAACAGCTCCTCGTTAGTATAGTGGACAGTATCTCCGCCTGTCACGCGGAagaccggggttcgattccccgacGGGGAGACAAATGATTTTTGCCCACTTTTTCTGTGAAAGCATAATAAAACCAAATGACCTACATGTGTAAATATGGTGTTACAATTATTTAAGATCCTAATTCCACAGCTGCTCTTCAGGTGCTTGGCTAAATGCTTTGTGTACTGtgcaatattatattttatatatatatatataatattcataagTTTCACTCGAACCCTTAGCACTTACTCCTCGTTAGTATAGTGGACAGTATCTCCGCCTGTCACGCGGAagaccggggttcgattccccgacGGGGAGAAATGCATTATTTTCCACCCTCTGTCTGTGAACACACAACAAAACTTTATATGAAAAATGAGTGTGGtgttacaaatatttatttaagatcCCAATTCTACAGCTGCTCTTCACGTCCTTGGCTAAATGCTTTACATACTGCACAGTTTTGGGTGGAGCATGCTGTGTAGGTCTTTGCAGGAGCTGGGAACCATGGCAACGAATTCATGGTCCACAACCTTGAGAAGGTACTTCTTACCATGGTGCTTATTTACCAGACTGTCGATGGCATTGTTCAATGGTGATGAAGTGCACACCATActtactttctgctcagattcagtcaaatgctgtaAAACTGACAGGACGGTGCTTCaaagtacagatggataatgacctaaaacataccacgaaagcaacccaagagtttcttaaggcaaagaaatgaaatgttcttaaatgtccaataacctcaacccaactgatctgcttttcacttactgaagacaaaactgaaggcaaagAGACCAACAAACAAGGAGGAATTGAAGGCGGCTGCAGTAAAGATccggcaaagcatctcaaggaggaaactgtttttttgtgtttttttggtatTTGGTGATGCCCATGGACTCCAGATTTCAGGCAGCcattgacagaaaaaaaattgcattcaagtattaaaaataaacctaatatttataattatgttaatttgt carries:
- the mtx2 gene encoding metaxin-2 is translated as MSLAAEAFVSQIAAAEPWPENATLYQPLREDQILLSDCASSLAVQAYLRMLGLPVRVRCRANAEYMSPSGKVPFIHVGNQVVSELGPIVQFTRAKGHSLSDSLDDVQRAEMKAYMELVNNMLLTAELYIQWCDQNTAAEITRPRYSSPYSWPLNHILAYQKQWEVRRKMNAIGWAGKSLEQVYEDVSQCCQALSQRLGTQPFFFNKQPTELDALVFGHLFTILTTRLTTDELSEKIKSFSNLLSFCRRIEQAYFESQDRDSQSGALDYSKGPSLM